One window from the genome of Musa acuminata AAA Group cultivar baxijiao chromosome BXJ1-4, Cavendish_Baxijiao_AAA, whole genome shotgun sequence encodes:
- the LOC135645462 gene encoding glucose-1-phosphate adenylyltransferase large subunit 1-like yields MMDASSVGLKSSACLSQIKGGVLDAEESGFAVGSRIMAWKPKVVRSAKNCCSGVGEFKAGAGVFAITSAVNKETVIQAPRFGKHKPDARSVASIILGGEAGAQLFPLTSTRATPAVPVGGCYRLIDIPMSNCINSGINKIFIMTQFNSASLNRHIYRTFNFGNGINFGDGFVEVLAATQSPGESGMNWFQGTADAVRQFTWIFEDNRNKNIQYILILSGDQLYRMDYMDFVQKHVDTGADITISCVPVGASRASDYGLIKIDKAGKIIQFSEKPKGGDLETMKDENTLFRLSHQDAKKYPYIASMGVYVFNRNTLLELLRWTYPKANDFGSDILPSAVKDYNVQAYIFKDYWEDIRTIKSFYDANLALTDQPPKFQFYDPRTPIFTSPRFLPPNKIEQCRIRDAIISHGCFLHECSIEHSVVGMRSRVDYGAELKHTLMMGADVYETEAEIASLLAEGKVPIGVGENTKIRNCIIDMNARIGKNVVIANRDGVQEADRPSEGFYIRSGITTILKSATVKDGTVI; encoded by the exons ATGATGGATGCTAGCAGTGTGGGTTTGAAGAGCAGTGCATGCTTAAGCCAAATAAAAGGGGGAGTTCTTGACGCTGAGGAGAGTGGGTTTGCAGTTGGCTCAAGAATCATGGCCTGGAAACCGAAGGTGGTGAGGAGCGCCAAGAACTGCTGCAGCGGGGTCGGAGAGTTCAAGGCAGGAGCTGGAGTTTTTGCTATCACTTCAGCTGTCAACAAGGAGACT GTCATTCAGGCACCAAGGTTTGGAAAACATAAGCCGGATGCCAGGAGTGTTGCATCCATCATTTTGGGTGGAGAGGCTGGAGCTCAGCTTTTTCCTCTCACAAGTACCAGAGCCACACCTGCT GTTCCTGTTGGGGGATGCTATAGGCTTATTGACATTCCAATGAGCAATTGCATCAACAGTGGAATAAACAAGATATTCATCATGACACAATTTAATTCAGCTTCCCTAAACCGTCATATTTATCGTACATTTAACTTTGGCAACGGAATCAACTTTGGTGATGGATTTGTGGAG GTTTTAGCAGCTACTCAATCACCTGGTGAATCTGGAATGAACTGGTTTCAGGGCACAGCAGATGCTGTGAGACAATTTACTTGGATATTTGAG GACAACAGGAATAAGAACATTCAATACATACTGATTCTATCTGGTGACCAGTTGTACCGTATGGACTACATGGACTTTGTGCAG AAACATGTCGATACTGGTGCTGATATCACCATATCTTGTGTGCCTGTTGGTGCCAG CCGAGCATCTGACTATGGACTAATTAAGATTGATAAGGCAGGCAAAATTATCCAATTTTCCGAGAAACCCAAAGGTGGTGATCTGGAAACTATG AAGGATGAAAACACCCTCTTCAGATTGTCTCATCAAGATGCTAAAAAGTACCCCTATATTGCATCAATGGGGGTTTATGTCTTTAATCGAAACACTCTTCTGGAGCTTCTAAG GTGGACTTATCCGAAAGCAAATGACTTTGGATCAGACATTCTTCCTTCTGCTGTGAAGGATTACAATGTCCAG gcttatatattCAAAGATTACTGGGAGGATATTCGAACAATCAAATCATTCTATGATGCAAATTTGGCACTGACAGATCAG CCTCCAAAATTTCAGTTTTATGATCCGAGAACACCCATTTTCACATCACCTCGATTTTTACCACCAAATAAAATAGAGCAATGCAGG ATTCGCGATGCAATTATTTCCCATGGATGCTTCTTGCATGAGTGTAGCATTGAGCATTCGGTAGTCGGAATGCGGTCCCGTGTAGATTATGGTGCAGAACTCAAG CATACATTGATGATGGGTGCTGACGTCTATGAAACCGAAGCTGAGATTGCTTCTCTACTGGCAGAGGGCAAGGTTCCCATTGGAGTGGGAGAGAACACAAAGATCAG GAACTGCATCATCGACATGAATGCCAGAATAGGAAAGAATGTGGTCATTGCTAACAGAGAT GGTGTCCAAGAAGCTGATAGGCCAAGTGAAGGATTCTACATCAGATCTGGAATCACAACAATTCTGAAAAGTGCTACTGTCAAAGATGGAACTGTCATATGA
- the LOC135672055 gene encoding abscisic acid receptor PYL12-like codes for MSLFTSPVAASPAMHDVMRRYHSRHKASGQCRSANVQYVAAPLPVVWSLLRRLDRPQGYKRFLKGCRLRAGDGRVGSMREVTLVSGLPAGTSTERLDALDDERHVISFSVVGGDHRLSNYQSTTSLHEGGGGEGTVVMESYVVDVPPGNTEEDTCVFVDTIIRCNLISLASVAERMAVYELP; via the coding sequence ATGTCGTTGTTCACGAGTCCCGTGGCGGCGAGTCCGGCGATGCACGACGTAATGAGGCGGTACCACAGCCGGCACAAAGCCTCGGGGCAGTGCCGCTCAGCGAACGTGCAGTACGTCGCGGCGCCCCTGCCCGTCGTCTGGTCGTTACTGCGGCGGTTGGACCGGCCGCAGGGCTACAAGCGGTTCCTTAAGGGATGCAGGCTGCGCGCCGGGGACGGCAGGGTGGGGAGCATGAGGGAGGTGACGCTGGTGTCCGGGCTGCCGGCGGGGACCAGCACGGAGCGGCTCGATGCGCTGGACGACGAGCGGCACGTGATCAGCTTCTCCGTCGTGGGCGGCGACCACCGGCTGAGCAATTACCAGTCGACCACGTCGCTCCACGAGGGCGGCGGAGGGGAGGGGACCGTGGTGATGGAGTCGTACGTGGTGGACGTGCCTCCAGGGAACACGGAGGAGGACACCTGCGTCTTCGTCGACACCATCATCCGGTGCAACCTCATCTCGCTGGCGAGCGTTGCGGAGCGGATGGCAGTTTATGAACTACCATAA
- the LOC135672399 gene encoding dihydroflavonol 4-reductase-like: MKGSVVVTGASGYVGSWLVMKLLQNGYIVRATVRDPSNQKKVKPLLDLPGSAERLSIWRADLDEEGSFTEVIKGCEGVFHVATPMDFESKDPENEIIKPTVNGVLSIMRACKEAGTVKRVVFTSSAGTVNVQEHQQPEYDESSWSNMEFCRRVKMTGWMYFVSKTLAEKAAWEFAKENGIHFISIIPTLVVGPFITTTMPPSMITALSLITGNEAHYSILRQVQLVHLDDLCDTHIFLYEHPNAQGRYICSSHDATIYDLAKMFKERYPQYIIPQKFEGIDEGILRVHFSSKKLMELGYKFQYTMEDMFDEAIRSCCEKKLIPFRTAEGHGSEMVKKKPVNSASERVSEFSEKEVLIA, encoded by the exons atgaagggaTCGGTGGTGGTGACCGGAGCCTCGGGATACGTCGGATCATGGCTAGTTATGAAGCTTCTGCAGAATGGATACATCGTCAGGGCCACCGTGAGAGACCCCT CGAATCAGAAGAAGGTCAAGCCTCTGCTAGATCTTCCGGGATCGGCTGAGCGGCTCTCGATCTGGAGAGCAGACTTGGACGAGGAAGGAAGCTTTACTGAGGTGATCAAGGGATGTGAAGGAGTGTTCCATGTGGCCACCCCCATGGACTTCGAGTCCAAAGACCCTGAG AATGAGATCATCAAGCCCACCGTTAATGGGGTTTTGAGCATCATGAGGGCCTGCAAGGAAGCCGGCACGGTCAAGCGCGTCGTGTTCACTTCCTCGGCGGGCACCGTCAACGTGCAGGAGCACCAGCAGCCGGAGTACGACGAGAGCTCCTGGAGCAACATGGAGTTCTGCCGCCGCGTCAAGATGACAGGATGG ATGTATTTCGTGTCCAAAACACTGGCTGAGAAAGCGGCGTGGGAGTTCGCGAAGGAGAACGGCATTCACTTCATCAGCATCATCCCGACTCTGGTGGTCGGTCCTTTCATCACCACCACCATGCCGCCCAGCATGATCACTGCGCTGTCACTCATCACAG GAAACGAAGCTCACTACTCGATCTTGAGGCAAGTTCAACTAGTCCACTTGGACGACCTGTGTGACACCCACATCTTCCTGTACGAGCACCCGAACGCACAAGGAAGATACATCTGCTCCTCCCATGACGCCACCATATACGACCTCGCAAAGATGTTCAAGGAACGATACCCCCAGTACATCATCCCTCAAAA GTTTGAAGGGATCGACGAAGGCATCTTAAGGGTGCACTTCTCCTCGAAGAAGCTCATGGAGCTGGGGTACAAGTTCCAGTACACGATGGAGGACATGTTCGACGAAGCAATCCGGTCGTGCTGCGAGAAGAAGCTGATACCTTTCCGTACAGCCGAAGGCCATGGCAGCGAGATGGTGAAGAAGAAACCTGTGAACTCAGCATCAGAGAGAGTGAGTGAGTTCAGTGAAAAGGAAGTCCTGATTGCTTAG